A window of Oxobacter pfennigii contains these coding sequences:
- a CDS encoding cobalamin B12-binding domain-containing protein (Presence of a B(12) (cobalamin)-binding domain implies dependence on cobalamin itself, in one of its several forms, or in some unusual lineages, dependence on a cobalamin-like analog.): protein MKKIIAAAIGNCVHVAGVANFLKLAEKEGYDTDFLGPAVSIENLIKAIKKQKPDIVGVSYRLTPSAVKPLLDELQRAIEDNGLLNIEWLFGGTRPVCEVAKSYSFFKEIFDGSSDDEFTICYLSGKSSDCKDTYFESSLIERINRKYPYPVLRHHFGLPSLSATIEGIKTISEAKVLDVISIAPDQNAQEHFFEMEKASSALDGAGGVPVRSPEDFIKMYEASRRGNYPLLRCYSGTSDVFRFAEMLRETINNSWAAVPLCWYNVLDGRGPRDVETSIRENQALMKWHGDRNIPVEVNESHHWSLRDAHDTIGVASAFLAAYNAKRMGVKDYIAQYMFNVPPAISPKMDLAKMLAKIEMIESLENEHFKAYRQVRSGLASFPDDLNTAKGQMAASIYLGMAVKPHIVHVVGFCEAHHAALPEDIIESASIARGVIKNCLLGLPDMSMDREVQSRKNQLIDEAQYLLKSMYQISPESKDPWCDPSVIAEAIAIGILDAPHLKGNKAAKGTLKTRMVNGCCVAYDDVKDTVISECDRIDMLFNRIDMLTK from the coding sequence ATGAAAAAGATAATTGCAGCTGCTATCGGAAATTGCGTCCACGTAGCAGGTGTTGCAAATTTTCTCAAGCTTGCAGAAAAAGAAGGATATGATACGGACTTCTTAGGCCCTGCAGTTTCCATAGAAAACCTTATTAAAGCCATAAAGAAGCAAAAACCCGATATAGTGGGGGTAAGCTACAGGCTGACTCCATCTGCGGTAAAGCCCCTTTTGGATGAGTTACAAAGAGCAATTGAAGATAACGGTTTATTAAACATAGAATGGCTTTTTGGCGGTACCCGTCCGGTATGCGAAGTAGCAAAAAGCTATAGCTTCTTTAAAGAAATCTTTGACGGGAGCAGCGATGATGAATTTACCATATGCTATCTTAGCGGTAAATCCAGTGACTGTAAGGATACTTATTTTGAAAGTAGCTTAATTGAGAGAATAAATAGAAAATATCCATATCCTGTGCTCCGGCATCATTTTGGTCTGCCTTCACTTTCGGCTACCATTGAAGGCATAAAAACCATATCGGAAGCAAAGGTGCTGGACGTTATTTCCATAGCCCCCGATCAGAATGCCCAGGAACATTTCTTTGAAATGGAGAAGGCCAGCAGTGCCTTGGATGGTGCCGGGGGGGTACCGGTAAGATCTCCTGAAGATTTCATAAAGATGTATGAAGCATCAAGAAGGGGTAATTACCCTCTTTTAAGATGTTACAGCGGTACCAGCGATGTGTTCCGTTTCGCAGAAATGCTGAGAGAAACTATAAATAACAGCTGGGCTGCAGTTCCATTATGCTGGTATAACGTCTTAGACGGAAGAGGCCCAAGGGATGTTGAAACTTCCATAAGGGAAAATCAGGCCCTTATGAAATGGCACGGCGATAGAAATATACCCGTGGAGGTTAATGAATCACATCATTGGAGTTTAAGAGACGCCCACGATACCATCGGCGTGGCCTCGGCTTTTCTAGCTGCCTACAATGCCAAAAGAATGGGAGTTAAGGATTATATTGCACAATACATGTTCAATGTACCTCCGGCCATATCTCCAAAAATGGATTTAGCTAAAATGCTGGCTAAAATAGAGATGATAGAATCTCTGGAGAATGAACACTTCAAAGCTTATCGCCAGGTCAGGTCCGGACTTGCAAGCTTTCCGGATGACTTAAATACTGCTAAAGGACAGATGGCAGCTTCAATTTATCTTGGTATGGCAGTTAAGCCTCACATAGTACATGTAGTGGGATTTTGCGAAGCTCATCACGCAGCCCTGCCCGAAGATATAATCGAAAGCGCCAGCATAGCCCGGGGAGTAATTAAAAACTGCTTGTTAGGGCTTCCTGATATGTCCATGGATAGAGAAGTACAGAGCCGTAAGAATCAGCTTATTGATGAAGCCCAGTATTTATTAAAATCCATGTATCAAATTTCCCCTGAATCAAAGGATCCCTGGTGTGACCCATCCGTCATTGCAGAGGCAATTGCTATTGGAATTTTGGATGCACCCCATCTTAAGGGAAACAAAGCTGCAAAGGGAACTTTGAAAACCAGGATGGTAAATGGCTGCTGTGTAGCCTATGACGATGTAAAAGACACGGTTATATCTGAATGCGACAGAATAGATATGCTTTTTAACAGAATAGATATGCTTACAAAATAA
- a CDS encoding Crp/Fnr family transcriptional regulator, whose amino-acid sequence MADFSLLRKMFMFRDLSDESLIKVCSIWHERMYKKGKIIFMEGEPGYAFYYVISGKVKIYNTASDGREHIIHIFGDGNVFGEVTILNNIAYPATAEVLEDSRIGMIKNDELELLMKEDGSLAFELIKVLCRRLHMASIEIRNLAFKDTLQRTAISLLKLSQSHGVKTSRGIELNIDITRQELADVAGTTRESVTRALSKLKKDKIIDMGDTIIIKDVDQLIKWIDN is encoded by the coding sequence ATGGCCGATTTCAGCCTATTGAGAAAGATGTTTATGTTCCGTGACTTAAGCGACGAAAGCCTTATCAAAGTCTGCAGCATATGGCATGAAAGGATGTATAAAAAAGGAAAGATAATATTCATGGAGGGCGAGCCCGGATATGCCTTTTATTATGTAATATCGGGCAAGGTTAAAATATATAATACAGCAAGTGACGGAAGGGAACATATTATTCACATTTTCGGTGATGGTAATGTATTTGGTGAAGTGACAATATTGAATAATATCGCTTATCCTGCTACTGCAGAGGTACTTGAAGACAGCCGGATAGGCATGATAAAAAATGATGAACTTGAATTACTCATGAAGGAAGATGGCTCTCTGGCCTTTGAGCTCATTAAAGTATTGTGCCGCAGGCTTCACATGGCAAGTATAGAGATACGCAACCTGGCATTTAAGGACACCCTGCAGAGGACTGCCATATCCCTTTTAAAGCTCTCTCAAAGCCATGGAGTAAAAACTTCAAGGGGTATAGAATTAAATATCGATATAACAAGGCAGGAACTGGCAGACGTTGCCGGAACTACAAGGGAGTCGGTTACCCGGGCATTATCAAAACTTAAAAAAGATAAAATCATAGATATGGGCGACACTATAATCATAAAGGATGTTGACCAGCTGATAAAATGGATAGATAATTGA
- the cooS gene encoding anaerobic carbon-monoxide dehydrogenase catalytic subunit — translation MAKCTIDCSTCTSSHASIQEMYGRAQELGIKTTFDRYQDQLPQCSFGMEGVCCQLCSHGPCRITPKAPRAICGATADTIAARNLLRLACHGLSAYSHQLEEAINTLKATAEGKTPYKIMEEGKLKDIAGALGIDTSRDINAIAADLANAVAYELRKETREPLKLVELLAPKTRLSAWDKLGIIPGGPLSELRDAMTKTMSNINTDPVDLLLTTMRLSIAAGYMGLIATITLQDIILGNPQIGVTQADLGVLDTETVNIVAHGHVPYVAVAVLKAIAEDEELNYLAKEAGAKGIKLYGSMDTGQELLQRLNTAGKGFAGQLGNWLTQELMVTTGAVDLVMMDLNCSIPGLKLAADKFHTKLVSVSHVLRMDGVDTNMDYVPEKVKEQARELVMMAIEAYKKRGTVNAVKVPKYKSDVIAGVGVESLLGVLGGSLDPLLDVIKSGQIKGIVAVVGCTNNRNGHDSASLQLIKELLKKDIMVITAGCVASGAQIEGLQTLEASDYAGEKLKAICKALNVPPVLNFGSCIDIGRIGIAVTAISEALGVDPSQLPVAASAPEYLEQKAVVDGVFAIAFGLLTHLGPVPPVAGAPNVTSILTGAVEDLVGGKANVEQDMVKAAEQIEEHIMSKRASLGI, via the coding sequence ATGGCTAAATGCACAATAGATTGTTCAACATGCACATCAAGTCATGCTTCCATACAGGAGATGTACGGAAGGGCCCAGGAACTTGGAATAAAAACAACTTTCGACAGGTATCAGGACCAGCTGCCACAATGCAGTTTTGGAATGGAGGGAGTATGCTGCCAGCTTTGCTCCCATGGACCCTGCAGGATAACCCCAAAAGCTCCAAGGGCTATATGCGGGGCTACAGCCGATACTATTGCCGCAAGAAACCTGCTGCGCCTGGCATGTCATGGCCTTTCAGCCTATTCCCACCAGTTGGAAGAAGCGATAAACACACTGAAAGCAACAGCCGAGGGTAAGACTCCATATAAGATTATGGAGGAAGGAAAGCTTAAGGATATAGCGGGGGCTCTTGGTATAGATACCTCAAGAGATATAAATGCTATTGCGGCAGATCTTGCAAATGCAGTAGCATATGAGTTGAGGAAAGAGACAAGGGAGCCTTTAAAATTGGTAGAGCTTCTTGCGCCTAAGACCAGGCTTAGCGCATGGGATAAACTCGGTATTATTCCCGGAGGGCCTCTTTCCGAATTAAGGGATGCAATGACAAAGACCATGAGCAATATTAATACAGACCCTGTTGACCTGCTGCTGACCACAATGAGGCTTTCTATCGCGGCAGGATACATGGGATTGATAGCTACCATCACACTTCAGGACATTATTTTGGGTAATCCGCAGATTGGCGTAACACAAGCAGACCTTGGGGTGCTGGATACTGAAACTGTAAACATCGTAGCCCATGGACACGTGCCATACGTCGCAGTGGCCGTACTGAAGGCAATAGCTGAAGATGAGGAGCTTAACTACCTGGCAAAGGAAGCCGGAGCAAAAGGTATAAAGCTTTATGGGTCAATGGATACGGGGCAGGAACTTTTACAAAGGCTTAATACGGCAGGAAAGGGATTTGCAGGGCAGCTTGGCAACTGGCTGACCCAGGAGCTTATGGTTACAACAGGGGCTGTTGACCTTGTAATGATGGATCTTAACTGCTCCATACCCGGCCTTAAACTTGCTGCCGACAAGTTCCATACCAAACTTGTTTCGGTATCTCACGTCCTTAGGATGGATGGAGTAGATACGAATATGGATTATGTCCCCGAAAAAGTAAAAGAACAGGCAAGAGAGCTTGTTATGATGGCTATCGAAGCATATAAAAAACGCGGCACCGTAAATGCAGTTAAAGTCCCTAAATATAAGTCGGATGTTATAGCTGGAGTAGGCGTTGAATCCCTTCTTGGAGTTCTTGGCGGATCCTTAGACCCATTGCTTGATGTAATAAAGTCGGGTCAGATAAAAGGTATAGTAGCCGTTGTTGGATGTACGAACAACAGGAACGGACATGACTCGGCGTCACTGCAGCTTATAAAGGAATTGCTTAAGAAAGATATTATGGTTATAACTGCAGGCTGTGTAGCCAGCGGAGCTCAGATAGAAGGGCTTCAGACTCTGGAAGCATCAGACTATGCAGGAGAAAAACTTAAGGCTATCTGCAAGGCATTGAATGTACCGCCGGTATTAAACTTCGGCTCCTGCATAGATATAGGCAGGATAGGAATCGCGGTAACTGCAATTTCCGAAGCCCTTGGGGTAGACCCAAGTCAACTGCCTGTGGCAGCGTCGGCACCGGAATATCTGGAGCAAAAAGCTGTGGTTGACGGAGTATTTGCCATAGCCTTCGGACTTTTAACACACTTAGGACCTGTACCGCCGGTAGCTGGAGCACCAAATGTTACAAGCATTCTTACAGGCGCCGTTGAAGACCTTGTGGGGGGTAAGGCTAACGTAGAGCAGGATATGGTGAAAGCTGCAGAACAGATAGAGGAACACATTATGTCAAAACGGGCAAGCTTAGGTATTTGA
- a CDS encoding NAD(P)/FAD-dependent oxidoreductase, with protein sequence MHYVIIGNSAAGISAAQEIRKLDKKCDILIISKEQEPVYSRCLLPDYISGELGKEELGIRDFDFYRRNKIKTLLGKTVTAILPQSACVILEDMSRIHYDKLLIATGSIPLIPEFMSIENITPYTLNSLEDAEKILRDSGRCKKVAIIGSGFIGIELAFALRKRKKDVVVIGRSNRILSGQLDDFAAGLMRNEIEKSGIELKLGCKISEIIAYSKLMRFFKAKEIKGVMLADGTMISCDMLVFASGTKANMDMVKGSGISTDKGIIVDEYMQTNIENIYAAGDVTETTDAVTKLKRLSPIWPNAVIQGKFAGYNMAGLKKRFVEQVSMQNTSEFREVPFISVGTINPPEGEGFETLVHYDEHQKVYRKIVLKDDIPVGMIFLGDIQNAGVVAGYIRNGKDASNVKHRLLSDRYSYAYQLVNQ encoded by the coding sequence ATGCACTATGTAATCATCGGTAATAGCGCTGCCGGAATTTCAGCTGCCCAGGAGATAAGGAAGCTGGATAAAAAATGCGACATCCTCATTATATCAAAAGAGCAGGAGCCGGTATATTCCCGCTGCTTATTGCCGGACTATATATCGGGAGAGTTGGGTAAAGAAGAACTTGGCATCAGGGATTTTGATTTTTATCGCCGCAATAAAATAAAAACCCTTCTCGGTAAAACGGTAACAGCTATTTTGCCCCAGTCTGCCTGCGTTATATTGGAGGATATGAGCCGGATCCATTATGACAAGCTTCTCATCGCTACAGGGAGTATTCCGCTGATCCCGGAATTCATGAGCATAGAGAATATAACTCCATACACTTTGAACAGCCTTGAAGATGCAGAAAAAATACTGAGGGATAGCGGAAGATGTAAAAAAGTAGCCATTATAGGCAGCGGGTTTATAGGAATTGAACTGGCCTTTGCCCTTAGAAAAAGAAAAAAGGACGTAGTGGTAATCGGAAGGTCAAATAGAATACTCAGCGGCCAGCTGGATGACTTTGCTGCCGGACTGATGCGAAATGAGATTGAAAAGTCAGGCATAGAGCTTAAGCTAGGCTGCAAAATATCGGAAATAATAGCATATTCAAAGTTAATGAGGTTCTTTAAAGCTAAGGAAATCAAGGGAGTTATGCTGGCCGATGGTACGATGATATCCTGCGATATGCTGGTGTTTGCATCAGGCACAAAAGCCAATATGGATATGGTTAAAGGCAGCGGTATAAGCACAGATAAGGGAATCATTGTCGATGAATATATGCAGACAAATATAGAAAATATATACGCCGCTGGAGATGTGACGGAGACGACGGATGCTGTAACAAAACTTAAACGGCTAAGTCCAATATGGCCTAATGCAGTAATCCAGGGAAAATTTGCAGGATATAATATGGCGGGTTTAAAGAAAAGATTTGTTGAACAGGTAAGTATGCAAAATACATCGGAATTCAGAGAAGTGCCTTTTATATCGGTAGGCACCATTAACCCTCCAGAAGGAGAAGGATTTGAGACTCTGGTGCATTATGATGAACATCAGAAAGTATATAGGAAAATTGTACTAAAGGATGATATACCTGTAGGAATGATATTTCTCGGAGATATACAAAATGCCGGAGTTGTAGCCGGCTATATCAGGAATGGGAAAGACGCTTCCAATGTCAAACATCGTTTATTATCCGACAGATACAGTTATGCGTATCAATTGGTAAACCAATAA
- a CDS encoding 4Fe-4S dicluster domain-containing protein, producing MKKIFVIKEKCNGCMSCVVACTLAHEKASTYQSASKIEPGRISVQAVKGKPVPLVCHHCENPACVNACMSGAMQKDSETGIVSNEGNLQKCVGCWMCIMACPYGVITPKKDGSQKVAVKCDLCKNRAAGPACAEACPTGAIVLMEEEEFADYKRKITAYEIKD from the coding sequence ATGAAGAAGATATTTGTGATAAAAGAAAAATGCAACGGCTGCATGAGCTGTGTTGTGGCATGTACACTTGCCCATGAAAAGGCTTCCACATATCAATCGGCATCAAAAATTGAGCCGGGCCGCATAAGCGTCCAGGCGGTGAAGGGCAAACCGGTACCTTTAGTGTGCCATCACTGTGAAAACCCTGCATGCGTAAATGCATGTATGAGCGGAGCCATGCAAAAAGATTCCGAAACAGGAATTGTAAGCAACGAAGGAAACCTTCAGAAATGCGTAGGCTGCTGGATGTGCATCATGGCATGTCCTTATGGAGTAATTACTCCTAAAAAAGACGGGTCACAAAAAGTTGCCGTAAAATGCGATTTATGCAAAAACAGGGCTGCCGGTCCGGCATGCGCAGAAGCATGTCCAACAGGTGCTATTGTGTTAATGGAAGAAGAGGAATTTGCCGATTATAAAAGAAAAATTACCGCGTATGAAATTAAAGATTGA
- a CDS encoding ABC transporter ATP-binding protein codes for MAESSGRNKGADNSYTPVINMSGRPGGNRRGMPVIKPKNFKATVLRMWEYFAGERKLLMAAFMFILLNSFLGLLVPFLIGRSVDAMEARGGLVDFNLLTKMISILAIVYLSDAIVVFLQEWTMAGVAQRIVMSLRRTLFSKLQSLPVSFFDRHTHGEIMSRLSNDIENISTIISQITTQLMTGSIIISGSFVMMVILSPMLTLASVITIPMVFLLTKTIAKRTNVLFKSQQAELGRLNGHIEETISGIQIIKAFNHEEKAMEEFDAVNDRLCEVGLKANMWSGFIMPMMNVINNIGFAAVAGVGGVLAVNDLITIGIIASFLSYSRQFARPLNEMANIFNNLQSAVAGAERVFEILDQEEEPKDAEDAIELKNPRGNVIFDNVSFGYRNDLKVLKNISFEAHAGSTIALVGPTGAGKTTIVNLLTRFYDVTEGSILIDGLDIREYTRDSLRRCFGIVLQDTYLFTGTIKENLKYGSPDAKDEDIIAASIMANAHPFIRRLPKGYDTVLTESGGNLSQGQRQLLAIARAILKNPSILILDEATSSVDTRTELHIQEAMLKLMEGRTSFIIAHRLSTIRDADIIMVIDGGEIVEKGDHESLLKYKGVYHNLYFSQFTNSTEN; via the coding sequence ATGGCAGAGAGTAGTGGAAGAAATAAAGGGGCGGATAATTCCTATACTCCGGTCATAAATATGAGCGGAAGGCCGGGAGGCAATCGCCGCGGCATGCCTGTCATAAAGCCTAAAAATTTTAAGGCAACGGTATTAAGGATGTGGGAATATTTCGCAGGTGAACGAAAACTATTGATGGCTGCCTTCATGTTCATTTTATTGAACTCATTTTTAGGCCTTTTAGTGCCCTTTCTCATAGGACGGTCTGTGGATGCTATGGAAGCAAGGGGCGGTTTGGTGGATTTCAATCTTTTAACCAAAATGATATCTATCCTTGCCATTGTTTATCTATCTGATGCCATTGTTGTTTTTCTACAGGAATGGACCATGGCAGGCGTTGCCCAGCGAATTGTCATGAGCTTGAGGCGGACACTTTTTTCAAAGCTTCAAAGCTTGCCTGTATCATTTTTTGACAGGCACACCCATGGAGAAATTATGAGCAGATTATCAAATGATATTGAGAACATAAGCACCATTATATCCCAGATTACCACACAGCTTATGACAGGCTCAATAATTATATCGGGTTCATTTGTAATGATGGTTATACTAAGCCCCATGCTGACATTGGCAAGTGTTATAACCATACCAATGGTATTTTTATTGACCAAAACCATTGCCAAAAGGACCAATGTATTGTTTAAAAGCCAGCAGGCGGAATTGGGAAGGCTAAACGGACATATAGAGGAGACCATATCGGGTATACAGATAATCAAAGCCTTTAACCATGAAGAAAAGGCCATGGAAGAATTCGATGCAGTAAATGACAGATTGTGCGAGGTTGGTTTGAAAGCCAATATGTGGTCGGGATTTATAATGCCCATGATGAACGTCATAAACAACATAGGCTTTGCTGCTGTAGCCGGTGTAGGCGGAGTATTGGCAGTCAACGATCTGATTACCATCGGCATCATTGCCAGCTTTTTAAGTTATTCAAGGCAGTTTGCCAGGCCCTTAAATGAGATGGCAAACATATTTAATAACCTTCAGTCGGCAGTAGCCGGGGCTGAAAGAGTCTTTGAAATATTAGATCAGGAGGAAGAGCCTAAGGATGCTGAAGATGCAATTGAACTTAAAAATCCAAGAGGTAATGTTATATTTGACAATGTAAGCTTTGGTTACCGGAATGATTTAAAAGTACTTAAAAATATAAGCTTTGAAGCACATGCGGGAAGCACCATAGCCTTGGTCGGACCTACCGGAGCCGGTAAAACCACAATAGTAAATTTGCTGACCAGATTCTATGATGTAACAGAAGGAAGTATTTTAATAGACGGTTTAGACATAAGGGAATATACCAGAGACAGTTTAAGAAGGTGCTTTGGGATAGTGCTGCAGGATACTTATTTATTTACCGGTACCATAAAAGAAAATTTAAAATATGGAAGTCCTGATGCTAAAGATGAGGATATAATTGCAGCCTCAATTATGGCAAATGCCCATCCTTTTATAAGGAGGCTCCCTAAAGGATATGATACCGTACTCACGGAGAGCGGAGGAAATTTAAGCCAAGGACAAAGACAGCTTCTGGCCATTGCCAGGGCAATATTGAAAAACCCCTCCATACTGATACTGGACGAGGCTACAAGCAGCGTTGATACCCGCACCGAGCTTCATATACAGGAAGCTATGCTGAAATTAATGGAAGGCCGAACCAGCTTTATTATAGCCCACCGTTTAAGCACCATAAGGGATGCGGATATAATCATGGTAATTGACGGAGGGGAGATAGTTGAAAAAGGAGACCATGAAAGCCTTTTAAAATATAAAGGCGTATATCACAACCTTTACTTTAGCCAGTTTACTAATTCAACGGAAAATTAA
- a CDS encoding ABC transporter ATP-binding protein — MEFLNKYIKKYWKGFSLAILFLMTEAFCDLLQPSIMSKIVDIGVKNKQMDYVLKNGAIMLLVTFIGAIGAVGRNIMASNVSQKFGAQLRSDLFKKIQTYSFDNLDKFEGASLITRLTNDVTQIQTFTNGLMRFFAKSPILCIGSIIMAVRLNPRMSLVLLAVIPLISILIYLNLKLGYPRFVKVQKSLDKVNTIMREYLSGVRVVKAFNSFDYEDQRFQKTNEYMAAMSINAARIMAIFSPGISLAVNLGIVAVLWFGGLLTDIGSMGVGEIIAFINYMTQILFSLLRISFVFTTFVRARASAERISEVFSEENTMFMAKEPVKPLNIKGRIDFEGVYFSYDGYDNHPALKNINFTCMPGETLGIIGSTGSGKSSLVNLIPRFYDVSAGCVKIDGMDVKSMDMKELRNSIAIVPQKIILFTGTIMDNILWGKEDAKYEEVLKAAKEAQAHDFIASFPEGYNTMLGQGGVNLSGGQKQRVSIARALIKEPKILILDDCTSAVDMNTEAKIRQALRQHFNKLTCIIIAQRITSVMGADRVIVLDDGEIAGMGSHEELLNCCDVYKDIYHSQIGREVS, encoded by the coding sequence ATGGAATTTTTAAATAAATATATAAAAAAATACTGGAAGGGCTTTTCACTTGCAATTTTATTTCTGATGACAGAAGCTTTTTGCGACCTCCTTCAGCCTTCTATAATGTCAAAGATAGTTGATATAGGTGTCAAGAATAAGCAAATGGACTATGTACTTAAAAACGGTGCCATAATGCTTTTAGTAACTTTTATCGGAGCTATAGGTGCAGTGGGGCGCAATATAATGGCCAGTAATGTATCTCAGAAATTTGGCGCACAATTGCGTTCCGACCTTTTTAAAAAGATACAGACCTATTCCTTTGACAATCTGGATAAATTTGAAGGTGCATCCCTCATTACAAGGCTGACCAATGATGTGACACAAATTCAGACTTTTACAAACGGACTTATGAGATTTTTTGCGAAGTCACCTATTTTATGTATTGGGAGCATTATAATGGCTGTGAGGCTGAATCCAAGGATGTCTTTGGTGCTTCTGGCCGTTATTCCTCTTATAAGTATCTTGATATACCTTAATTTAAAGCTTGGATACCCCCGTTTTGTAAAAGTTCAGAAATCTTTGGATAAGGTTAATACTATAATGAGGGAATACTTAAGCGGTGTAAGGGTAGTTAAAGCCTTTAACAGCTTTGATTATGAAGACCAAAGGTTTCAAAAGACCAACGAGTATATGGCAGCCATGTCCATAAATGCCGCAAGGATTATGGCAATATTTTCACCCGGAATATCCTTGGCTGTTAATTTAGGCATAGTTGCGGTTCTGTGGTTTGGAGGTCTCTTAACAGATATAGGCAGTATGGGCGTGGGAGAAATAATAGCTTTTATAAATTATATGACCCAGATTCTTTTTTCTCTTTTAAGAATATCCTTTGTCTTCACCACATTCGTGAGAGCCCGGGCTTCTGCCGAACGTATAAGCGAAGTATTTTCAGAAGAAAATACTATGTTTATGGCAAAAGAACCTGTAAAGCCTTTAAATATAAAAGGCAGAATTGATTTTGAAGGTGTGTATTTTTCATATGACGGATATGACAATCATCCCGCACTCAAAAATATTAATTTTACCTGCATGCCGGGTGAAACATTAGGTATTATCGGTTCTACAGGCTCGGGTAAAAGCAGCCTTGTAAATTTGATTCCCCGTTTTTATGACGTGTCGGCTGGCTGTGTAAAAATAGACGGTATGGATGTTAAAAGCATGGATATGAAGGAATTGAGAAACAGTATAGCAATTGTACCCCAGAAAATAATTTTATTCACAGGGACTATCATGGATAATATTTTATGGGGCAAGGAAGATGCAAAATACGAGGAAGTTTTAAAGGCTGCAAAAGAAGCCCAGGCTCATGATTTCATCGCCTCTTTCCCCGAAGGTTATAATACCATGCTGGGTCAGGGGGGAGTCAATTTATCCGGAGGTCAGAAACAAAGAGTATCTATAGCAAGAGCTCTTATTAAAGAGCCTAAGATACTCATCCTTGATGATTGCACAAGTGCGGTGGATATGAATACAGAAGCAAAAATAAGGCAGGCACTGAGGCAGCATTTCAATAAGCTGACCTGTATTATAATTGCACAGCGCATAACCTCCGTCATGGGAGCTGACAGGGTAATTGTATTGGATGATGGTGAGATTGCAGGGATGGGCAGTCATGAGGAACTTTTAAATTGCTGTGATGTATACAAGGATATATACCATTCACAGATCGGCAGGGAGGTTAGTTAA